CTTATAAACTTTTGTTTAGTGACTTAGTCTTTCCAGTCACTTTGCAAATTTCATATTAACTTGAAAGGCATATTCAAAACTAATGTTACATGATAGTCTCTGAAAACGTTATAAGTTACCGTACCAAATTACACACTGTTTCTGCCAAAACAATATTGGTAGCGGTCCGTACGTTCAGTGTGCCGCGTGAGTGTGCAGCTTTCAACttattcatattttgaaaattattccaattggtcgtaaatattgtgaaatgaGTAGATATTAATGGATGCACCATCTTGTGAATGATTGACAGAAGTGGTTGCATGTGAATGCCAGTTACAGTATCAAGTAAAGCCAGACTATTTTAAACAAAGAAATCTCTGTGGGTTTCAGTAatttattagaattgaaattactTAATAGAAGGCTAAGTTAATGAATGATTTAGAACTCAATTGCtacaattttgttaatataacTTTACTTGTTAGATCCTGAACAGCCTTGATGCTAATGCATCCCATATTGGTGTAAGAATCGACctagaaaaatacaatttgcAAGTGGTGGATAATGGCTGTGGAATCGAACGAGCCCAACTGGAGCTGGTCGGTGAAAGGTAAGATACAATactcatattatattatgtaatcaAAGTGTTAGTATCTCTCTGCAAATTATTTCAGCCAGTCGTGTCAAGAGGATAAACTTATGTAggttattcaatattttctgttaatttACTTCACATTAACAGCAATTTCTCGAAAATATActgattatttttgaaattagaaCATgatctatcaataaatctgttcggatggacacgtttaGAAGTAGTTATAAGCGGTCAAGTCATTTTGGTGAGTGTTCAGTGAGACGCAGAATAACGTCGTGGTTAAAGAACCTGAGTGGAGCATTCAACTGCACGTCATAGGACCTCCTCCGAGCAGCAGTTAACAATGTTAGAATTTCCATGATGGTAGCCTACCTCCTCCGTAATGGAGAAGGTGCCTGAAGAAGGAGTCATAtcagaataattgaaattgatcaggtgcaaCCTTGAAACTCttacaccagacctgagccagccaggtcacatgGCATTATTATTAATGCTATTACTATGATCAAGCATGGAAACTTATCAGTTTGTGAAATATAAATCTTGATCATTCAACACTAAATCGGGCCTTGATTACTAATAATCTATTCATAATAACTTACACCAACTTTCTCTATCACTACAGTTTTTGTTGACTATTTTCATTTAAGTTATTCATCTATCATACTCCAACGATACACATGCCAATTTTATCAACTTAAAATGATCGCAACAGGGGAAGGCATTgcataatagaaataacaagGTATAAGCACAGTATTgacatttcaaatataaaattgaaaaaaatattaggcAAGCAATAATTCTCTGGCTTAGCAGAGAATAGATAACATCAAACACAGTAAGCATGGTATTGCAGCTTCtgttattctattcatttattttatgcaTTTTTCAATACCTGTTGACATGGCCAGTTGTAAAGTGTTTTTggcttaataaaattgaattttgattttgttaCGGTACTGAATTTTTCGCATTCATTTTTCCAGATACATGACGAGTAAATGCTCATCTCTCGCCGATTTAGAGGGCAATGTAAAATACTATGGCTTCAGGGGTGAAGCTGTAGCTAGCATTAAAGATGTTTGCGAGGCAATGGTGCTTATTTCCAGACCGGAAGGTCATTCATCAACTTTCAGCAAGGTATTTATTGTTTGATAGgatgatttaataaaataagtttttattaataggcctatatttacTTCTGGAATGATACACGATTATAGCTGTGAGTTTAATGCGAACCGTACTCAGcttgattattgaaattgaatacgTCCAACTGATGAATATTATAGATTCCAAATAGgctaatatattatatacaaaaaTAGTTGATATCAATAAATCCAAAATAGTTAATAAAGCTTCCGAATAgttaattttaaaactattatagCTTCCAACTGATGAATAAGAATAATCCATCTGTCGAAGTAATTCGTTTCTGCATTCTTATAGTTGTATTTGAGATAACTAGATAAAATTTGTTATaactatattataaaaataataattcatttttaggTACTACCACATAATTTCTTACTATTATAAGTTGCTACGGAGAGATGTTGTTAGTTCCACATGATTTATTTGAGTTAAACTATAATTTCAATGCACTCGACGCATCATCGTTTAACAGTAGTCTTTTTTGGTTAGACTGAGAAGAATGGATAAAGGAGTCATGTCAGAATCATAGCTGGTCACTTCAGGTATTATCTATTACATATTATGTTGCCACACCTGAAGTGACCAACCAGAATGTCCTTCCATGATCCATTTTACTTggtattataaaaaataccaCTGTTATGATTATGATGCCTTAAGTCCATTGAAACTATAGTTTTGCTCGAATagattatgtggaactgacaacaaCTCTTTCAAATCACCTATATGGAGGTGTTTCACAACATCTCTATTTCTAgtgtaaattttaatttatatcattTACTTCCTTCATATAACACAAGATCAGCTTGCTtgtgatgacaagtctcaaaatcttccattttcttcttgTCTGTACCAAAATGTTTTCTTGTACTGTGTAGCATGTATACCATAATGttctgaataatatattatacatgTGCCCAAAATATTGTCTTctcattttattattgaatacgGTATCCAATCTGATTGAGAGCTGATTTTTCATAAGTCACTGTTTCCCACTTCATGCATAGCTCATACTAAAAGGACATTAAGTCTCGGTCACGTATGatccaaataataattaattatttaataatttgttaaagtaattaaaaattaattctcCGCATGTCTTGAAATTACAAAGAAAAGAATATAATTAGCCTTTGTTCTATATGAATCACCAGttgatataaaataaaatgattatgtaCCATAAGAATCACCAGTGAGTTAAATATTGATTCTAAATTGCATAGCCTATTTGAAGTGCAACATTTCTGTTACTGGTTTCTGGTGCTAGCCCTCTCCATCACAAAAAGAAATGAataatgttttatcatttttaaaaaaatcattcaattttgtgtGTAATCATTCTCAAACACGTTTTTTCTGAAATAAGCTATCTCAATACAGATAATGTATTTTGCAATGATACTTTTTACAGGTGATGAAAGGTGGATCGGAAATTAATAGCAGAGTGTCAAAAGCAATGCTAAATCGTCCTGGAAATGGTACTACTGTGGCTGTAACGAATCTATTCTACAATCTGCCTGTCAGAAGGCATCGCATGTATAGTGCTATTGAGCTTGAACAGTTGAGACATCAGATGCAAGCTATTGCTTTGATTCATCCAAAGGTATGTGAATTATAGAAACTACCATAAACTGACTTGTTTGTGAGTTACCTCCAATTGGATtagaacccccccccccccccaaataCTTCAAGtgactaaaataataatataataaagttcTATATGCATTTGGCTCATTAGAATTTGTACTTTAACAATAGCCTTGTCGTAGTAATGAAACAATTAAATCTAGTTTGACCATAATATAACATAACTTGAAACATATCAAGTTACAGGACTAAAAATCATAGCAATATTACGAAACTGTTTAATTTGTTGATAATAGTCCTGCTTTTATGCTATACCAACGTGAGGAGAGTCTACTAAATCCTAGGAGAAGGTGTTTGTaatcatacaatacaataaggttgttctcaataaattaaacattattttcatAGGATAAATTCTACAAAGAAATGTTTTCTTAATTTTGTTTATGCATATTCATTGTTAAATGTAACAGATTTGATAATTTAgtcataaaaatgaaacaatgaaatccAGTTTGGCTATAATGTAACATAACCTCAAGCACATCAAGTTACAGGACTAAAAATCATAGCAATAACACGAAACTTTGTTTAATTCATTGATCATTGTCCTGATTTGATACTATATAAAAACTTGAGGAGAGTCTACTACATCCTAGGAGAAGGTGTTCGTaatcatacaatacaataagattgttctcaataaattaaacattattttcatAGGAAAAATTCCACAAAGGAATGTTTTCTTGATTTTGTTCATGCATATTCATTGTTCAATGAAGGTTTGAACAGATTTGATAATTTAAATACGTGAAGATCACCTTCAGTCTGATCCTTCAGCCGGTTTGAAGgccaaaaatatttaattttgtagTATGAGCTATTTCTGTGCTGGTTTCAAGGTTTGATTCTCACATGAGAAATTTGCCTCCAGTCTGGCTAACGGGTCAGACTAGAGACTAATCTCCACGTATAGAAGAGCCTTTTATCTATGAAATAATACTGTAGAAACTTGTTTTGTTCAGTGTACCTCAATGGTACTGACCAACGCCTAATTTCACTTTACTCACAGTATgttatattttttgttgcaatACAATCTGCAAATCATGatgattaaaatgaaaatgcaTGTTATATGAAGATCCACTcgtaaaaattcaaataaataatcgatAGTCGTGAAGGAACAGCTTCTAGCCTCCGTAAAGTAGAATTCATGGTTGAAAATTAACCAATTCATTTGTATGAATTACGTTTTGGTGACTGGAATTCATAAGGTAATTTCCCCATAACCGTTTACTTTCTTAAAATGTGGTCACTTGTTTATCTGACAATCTATTTTagaactagctggcccggcgaacttcgtaccaccgaatagttaatgcatctcatgacaaactttagctggatgcacacctgaggaggcgcgatgcggcattccAGGTGCTTCTtacttattggtttgaatggaagaactcacacacactgaatcagGCATTGCGTGGAACGGTGTgttaaggcaatctccataagatcaacaatttgtatcaccaagccgtgcctcctcaggtgtgcttggCCTTCGCTTAATcagatgcactatatttttatgtaaattataCAACAATCagtatatctcaatatggacttcctatgtgctttgttagttgtgcagcagtttgtatttttgaatgtgctggaattgaaattttgtgaatcagtaaaaagtaaatattttacttgtgaatcagtagaaagagaatagaaaaacagatctaccgactgttggatgacgcaatgattataacagctgatttttatttctgtgtgtggccagctcacaaatctactcctataaggattacatgtaaacttcgaaggaccgtaggaaagagttcTGGAGtcggatcataaatttgatatgccataaacctgctcctgaacataacaaacacaactaagaaaaaataatcaaattcggtgcacaaataaaaaagttattgaatgtcaaaatttgaggctcgatttttatttatatagatcttTCAGGTAGACTACTGTAAAATAATCAGTTTTAAAATGGTTTATGGAAACTACTCTATAACTTAGTCTTTTAGAACTTTATTTCATCTcattacatttttattcatagaTGAATCCAATTTCAAATCCTAGTACATACGGCatgtagtaaaaaacagaaaaaatacaTTATTGCAAACCAGTGATGAGGAAAACTATTATTTatcctttgtttgaattttaCTTATGGATTGGTTATTATGCAACTGATGAATTTCTAATGACCTCAATCtttctgaaacagattcttctGGAAATATCAGAAGATTTCCTACAATAGAAGATTATTATCCACTCAGGTAATCTCTATACAATAGGAAACAAGAAATATagattttaaaacatttttacttgaaattttgataaaCTGTCGGAATTGAGAGCAggtatgaaaatataattgatcttttcattcaacaataattcCTCTTCCTTAACAAAAACTTTATCTTTCAAAATGAACTGTAAAATTGTATTGACTGTGAATTTTTGCGATTTTGTAATGATTATAATAGATTATTCTCCTAATATCTTCTGAAATTTTGACGTTTAgaattttaacatgagtataatttgtgtttagatttttgtttatatttgtgttttgaaattaattaatctgataaattcaaaattattatagtacATTCATTTTtcggactcaaaatagtgtgtgaattaagttatcatttgcataacctctagactgtgccgtgctaccaatttttccttaaacggttggaatagcatttaacacctatcaacctaagaatagttgtcggctccaataaaatagattcttgataaaccgtgaatggatctattgcctatgaatgagaaatccagttttcagagcaaattaacttataatcttcagatgaaaatacacaaaatacagaaagagaaaatatctattaagcctaattatttcaagtaactacgaactaaaatacttatctagtttacagttgaaacacagtggctattggctttgactatacaaacagcaaattatgcacaaaaatttatataaaactcaatttaaaacattaataaattcacttaaacagacaataattcagagcacaaaattacacaagcaacagccagccattttttagagaagaaggGAAGGGCTGAACAGGAAAAGCAAAGTTGAAAGTCACGAAGCCAACGcctgttcaatatcgatctccacagacacgtcatcaaaaaattataacttataagtttagaattcacattctacatctgttctcaataaaactttattttgaaaatgttattttaaattgttatatatatctcgatttaaataaacgatttatttagtaatttgttaaccctgcctcggtgacaccatggaacaatgcaacaaacatttacgataataaattctccgtcaaaaagtttatccgtctattgataactctgacatttactataaagttccatagatctcgaattgaagattcgattcaaatgtgagaagaaaaatgtaatattacaaatacccccctcttgacataaaaaaattttactgtttgaaaatttaaagaaaaaatttacattgaccctaatgaaaattgttgaaatttaaatttgagaacagtaacaattttttctagaaaaacattacatgtcatccaaaaatattgaaatatattataaaaattcatctatagcgtttgttatatgtttccaaacaatatctcaaaatatagaatatcaatattacttttgatttagctttataatttaacgaaaaatatctcaacagaaagtttaatatgtaaagaatagttttttgaaattgcacataaatttaatagatagaaaaatttaatttttattgcataaaaaaaaattttagtatgttgaaataaaaaaaattattattattattatttttttttttaaatgaattgatgaattgttacatttaattttcacataaaatttcaataaatcaaaaaatgttcatttctttcactattgatgcggttgattttattgatgcacatttttgaaaacagtccgttaaggcactcagtatgattttcagttaagtgtgactccaatgtgatgacgttaagtgttgggctgatctggatgcacgtagtgttgggctgatctggatgcacgtagtgttgagctgatacttgtagtcgactgatgcatatcaaactcgatacaggtgacatctcatttagcattgcctcatgcttgtagtagacggctgcactccaaattcaatacagagtcacataaattttgtatcatatttgtaattatacaatgtacatttcaggcttgaaatgacaatgtaattcgtttttttttgtggaaaagagatagacgctgcatacaggattaatttaggtgaggattaatttaggtaaggtttggttttttgatattttcagctttcaaggtttagagttctgcatacaggaataatttaggagaggattttttgaatcaattctttcatgatactgtgactgttcttctgaattcaaagttgtgaatgtgaacatggatggccattacctccaggtaatgcagtagtgttgaagtttgagatacagagtcagcaataagcattggcattgctattggtgtatgctttggtgtcggctttggcatcggcgttgatattggcattggcgttggcgtagctattgacatcagcacaggcatcggcgttgattttggtgttggcatcagcattggcgcaggcattggcgtagctattggcattgatttttgttgttggcattggcgcagattttggcttcggcgtagctattggcattggcgcaggcattggcattgatttttgttgttggtatcagcattggcgcagattttggcatcagcattggcgcagatattggcttcggctcaggcatcggcgtagatattggcgttgacatcagcacaggcatcggcgtagattttggcgtagttattggtgttgacattggcgtagttattggtgtaggccgcagcgtagattttggcgtagatattggcgtagttatgtcacactagttcgaaaatcacccaaatgttcttaacactcttcatggcgttcacttgttactgatttcgagattcacatgataactatttcaatgttaatgtctgtgctgtacctgttatcttaaaatgcttataaactaaaaagaaaaacttgattaggctatcaatacaatctaatacacatgaaaattattttaagtatctatgaaattgaaatttgttaacatcttattatacagtcagcaatacataaattgtgaaatatggacatatcaatgataaatttaaaaaaaaatcattcattttcatctattcactgttcaaatatcaaattttaatccatttttcaaaatagaaatataatttcataacaccctgtatcattatcaaaattgtaaaaaacatcagattatcacaacaaaaaatttaatttcaatacatatttcaataatttcagacaattggtcttctattcacaatcatttcataatatatctgcatttcattatcatttagtataacatttcatttatagcaagttcatttcacatttatgatttatcattcagggtttcaaaattatttagttttaattttgttcaaaaattgtataaaaagcaagttatttaatattattaatcatcgtttgttggatactatagtttatttcgatttttcaatgttctaaacacaaactacatttcatgacaaaactttactatcaatcattaaacaagaaaccattcaaaacatcaataatattttgcttcaaaggcaaacaatattcatcattttgcatctatggcaatcaacattattaatcattattttgcatctatggcaatcaacataagtaatcaacacaaaaaatattatctcattactgcctctctaagtcataacctctgttattccttctttaggcaataatgggtttccatctcaaaaaacaatcacataccagcaaaattctaatcaacaaaccccactaaaaattctacatacactccagcatccatttcaaacgataatcaatcatatcaaaatttatagaacaaacagttttaaaattaaaaaaaatcaattacaaaacacttatttcaattaataatataacaaaacgttttaaattaaaccaattattttttaaaataatttaaaatttaaagactgtataataagtataaacatttcaagattataatacaaagacgatcaagatgaaatatgggtaaataagttccctaaaaaatacaaaaaagagaaatagaaaactgggtaaataaattccctaaaacaatacaaagaagagaaagattaattagagcctatcctacatgtcagtactgaactttcatgaggaagtatatttaataaaatatactactatggaattttgtaaattccaagtatgactctaatttgttataattgtgagctatcactcccacaaaaacaactggtgaaggaaaaaaatgttgactattgtgactgggtggaaagttcctagatgtctgtaaggcaatgtgatagcagactctagtatcggaccacaaaaacaaaagtatgcaaaaggttttacaaacatttgttgttgcagtcataaggtttttatatcgcaaacaagtaggtcagataatcgagtccaaccgtatgtggttcacgcccacacctctaaaaaaaatcacacctacttgtctaccaaaaatccaaagtattggacagcaaagaaaaaataaaatgcaaaatgggttaaaagcccagaagaaaactataacctaattacatatggcttatggcacaatatgcaatgaaagatgagaacatgggacataattgctctgaaaacctaattacctaatatgatacctaaaaaaaaaatagacatgattaaaatatgtaatacatgatgaaaaaatataccgcaagcaaacaattatttacactacaatggatagattttggaaaagttaagttttatcaacaaattaaagattaggaaaataagctactatttcaacttctaatattatttcagaaaaaatacaaatttaaatgactatggacaagattggttaagatatgcttcatagaagaaatttactgaatattacacaaagacaggaaagaatcgaaaattgaaaagattaagggccaagaaaataggctacaggaaagaaaaaagatacaattatggactcttaccatacgtagtatttacggtcattgctattctgaatcccggcatgacacaggattcctaatcattatgtgttggggaataccctttcatcatgtgattcacagtcatcatcttgtaaataagcaacttgaaacaacctttgaatactaacacatcaatggagactttgcgttttgttttcttcaagaacatgattttattattcat
Above is a window of Nilaparvata lugens isolate BPH chromosome 4, ASM1435652v1, whole genome shotgun sequence DNA encoding:
- the LOC111049183 gene encoding DNA mismatch repair protein Mlh3-like — its product is MISKLPPEIQSAFRTGITITSLPHCVIELILNSLDANASHIGVRIDLEKYNLQVVDNGCGIERAQLELVGERYMTSKCSSLADLEGNVKYYGFRGEAVASIKDVCEAMVLISRPEGHSSTFSKVMKGGSEINSRVSKAMLNRPGNGTTVAVTNLFYNLPVRRHRMYSAIELEQLRHQMQAIALIHPKVCEL